Proteins encoded together in one Caldicellulosiruptor saccharolyticus DSM 8903 window:
- a CDS encoding SGNH/GDSL hydrolase family protein, with protein sequence MLIEKGSKLLFIGDSITDCGRARPVGEGLHWNNLGSGYVSLVSAQLLAKYPESKIRVINMGVGGDTVRHLKARWQTDVLDLKPDWLSIMIGVNDVWRQFDNPLIPECHVYLDEYKSTLDELINLTKPNLKGLVLMSPFIIEDNKEDAMRKKMDEYRFAMKEIAQKHGAIFVDVQEAFDRFLKYYHSYSLALDRIHPNLTGHMIIANEFLKAIGF encoded by the coding sequence ATGTTAATTGAAAAAGGCTCAAAACTTCTTTTTATTGGTGATTCTATCACAGACTGTGGAAGAGCAAGACCGGTTGGCGAAGGTTTGCATTGGAACAATTTGGGCAGCGGGTATGTTTCTCTTGTTTCAGCTCAGCTTCTTGCAAAGTATCCTGAAAGCAAAATAAGAGTTATAAATATGGGTGTTGGAGGAGATACAGTAAGGCATCTCAAAGCGCGCTGGCAGACAGATGTTTTAGATTTAAAACCAGACTGGCTTTCTATAATGATTGGTGTAAATGATGTTTGGCGCCAGTTTGACAATCCACTTATTCCTGAATGTCATGTGTATTTAGATGAGTACAAGTCTACCTTGGATGAGCTTATAAACTTGACCAAGCCAAACTTAAAAGGGCTTGTTTTGATGTCACCATTTATTATAGAGGACAACAAAGAGGACGCAATGAGAAAGAAGATGGATGAATACAGGTTTGCAATGAAGGAAATAGCACAAAAACATGGTGCCATTTTTGTGGATGTTCAAGAGGCTTTCGATAGATTTTTAAAATACTATCATTCATATTCACTTGCGCTTGACAGAATTCATCCAAATTTAACAGGTCATATGATAATTGCAAACGAGTTTTTGAAAGCAATAGGGTTTTAA